A genomic region of Gemmata massiliana contains the following coding sequences:
- a CDS encoding site-specific integrase, with protein MFLDEYLAQRRGDSKPATAVTIHRVVTDLTAFLGAGTDLRAVTVEKAEGSKCFYQDKSLASATVYRRLKMAKMLFGHALNLKLIGANPFAGVKSKNHNPAERRHYITPTDALKLIDVANPTWRTIIALSRFGGLRCPSEVLSLKWETVNLVAGRMVVHSPKTEHLEDRSERIVPVLAALRPFLEEAWELAAPGEQYVVGSIQGNNYRATANGPAGWVNTNLRTTFEKVLRRAGLSRGPKCSTICGQVAKPT; from the coding sequence GTGTTCCTCGACGAATACCTCGCGCAACGGCGCGGCGATTCTAAGCCCGCAACCGCCGTTACCATCCACCGCGTCGTCACCGATCTCACCGCATTCCTGGGTGCGGGAACGGACCTCCGTGCCGTTACCGTTGAGAAGGCAGAAGGCTCCAAGTGCTTCTACCAAGACAAGAGCCTCGCGTCCGCGACAGTCTATCGGCGGTTGAAGATGGCGAAAATGCTCTTCGGGCACGCGCTCAACCTGAAACTCATCGGCGCGAACCCGTTTGCAGGCGTGAAGAGTAAGAATCACAACCCGGCCGAGCGCCGCCACTACATCACCCCGACCGATGCACTGAAGCTGATAGATGTTGCGAATCCGACGTGGCGCACCATTATCGCTCTTTCTCGGTTCGGCGGGTTGCGGTGTCCCAGCGAGGTGCTGAGCCTGAAGTGGGAAACCGTCAATCTCGTTGCGGGGCGAATGGTCGTCCACAGCCCGAAGACTGAACACCTCGAAGATCGCTCTGAGCGCATAGTTCCGGTGCTCGCCGCGCTGCGCCCGTTTCTCGAAGAGGCATGGGAACTGGCCGCGCCGGGCGAACAATACGTTGTCGGCAGCATACAAGGGAACAACTACCGGGCAACCGCCAACGGTCCAGCGGGTTGGGTGAACACGAACCTCCGCACCACCTTCGAGAAGGTCCTTCGCCGGGCCGGGCTAAGCCGTGGCCCAAAATGTTCCACAATCTGCGGGCAAGTTGCGAAACCGACCTGA
- a CDS encoding formylmethanofuran dehydrogenase subunit C: protein MFKLTLRAPSAIPLELEGITPDKVAGLSVLEVAKLPVQYGNRSEPLGEFFDVLHDPHRLADLHFAGDTRNVKHIGAGMKSGSVFVEGSVGLHAGAQMSGGSLILDAGAADWLGAEMRGGSIEVRGAAGDQVGAAYRGSRRGMTGGTIHVRGSAGDELGLLMRRGSIVVEGACGEFAGASMIAGTLVLLADVGERCGAGMKRGTILTTREPLLPPSFRFSCDYKPSFLPLYLRHLRGMGVNFPPAFGVGTVRCFRGDLLTGGNGEVLVGR from the coding sequence ATGTTCAAACTCACGCTCCGCGCGCCGTCGGCCATTCCCCTCGAACTTGAGGGTATCACTCCAGATAAGGTTGCGGGACTGTCGGTTCTGGAAGTGGCGAAGTTGCCGGTCCAGTACGGAAATCGTTCGGAGCCGCTCGGCGAGTTCTTCGATGTGCTTCACGATCCGCACCGATTGGCGGATTTGCACTTCGCGGGTGATACGCGGAACGTGAAGCACATCGGCGCCGGAATGAAAAGCGGGAGCGTGTTCGTGGAAGGTTCGGTCGGATTGCATGCGGGCGCGCAGATGAGCGGCGGCTCTTTGATTCTCGACGCGGGCGCTGCGGACTGGCTCGGCGCGGAGATGCGGGGAGGTTCGATCGAGGTTCGCGGGGCCGCGGGCGATCAGGTGGGGGCCGCGTATCGCGGGTCGCGCCGCGGGATGACGGGGGGCACGATCCATGTTCGCGGTTCGGCCGGTGACGAACTCGGTTTACTCATGCGCCGCGGATCGATCGTCGTGGAGGGCGCGTGTGGGGAGTTCGCGGGTGCGTCCATGATCGCGGGGACGCTCGTGCTACTCGCCGACGTCGGCGAGCGCTGTGGTGCCGGTATGAAACGCGGTACCATTCTCACGACGCGCGAACCGCTCTTGCCGCCATCATTCCGCTTCTCGTGCGATTACAAACCGTCTTTTCTGCCGCTATATCTTCGCCACCTTCGAGGGATGGGAGTGAACTTCCCCCCCGCGTTCGGTGTCGGAACAGTGCGCTGCTTCCGGGGCGATCTCCTTACTGGTGGAAACGGTGAGGTGCTTGTCGGAAGGTAG
- a CDS encoding class I SAM-dependent methyltransferase has product MTDAISSVQTGYDRWAEVYDHDGNPLQGLEEPVVRAAVGEVRGLRVLDLGCGTGRHSLWLAEHGAVVTAVDFSEGMLAEARRKPGAETVTFIAHDLHTPLPFTAEFDLVVSGLVLEHLRDLNHFFAEAQRVLKPGGLAVISAMHPAMFLRGTQARFTDPRSGELVAPGSVPHSVAAFVMAAVRAGFSISNVQEFAPSTEFAARYPRASKYVDWPMLVVLVLAA; this is encoded by the coding sequence ATGACGGACGCAATTTCATCGGTACAAACGGGATATGATCGCTGGGCAGAAGTCTACGACCACGACGGGAACCCACTTCAGGGGCTTGAAGAACCCGTTGTGCGGGCCGCAGTGGGCGAGGTGCGTGGCCTGCGCGTGCTCGATCTCGGGTGCGGTACCGGACGACATTCGCTGTGGCTCGCGGAACACGGCGCGGTCGTTACCGCAGTAGATTTTTCCGAAGGGATGTTGGCCGAAGCACGGCGTAAGCCGGGTGCAGAAACAGTCACCTTCATCGCCCATGATTTGCACACGCCGCTCCCGTTCACGGCCGAATTCGATCTGGTCGTGAGTGGGTTAGTTCTGGAACACTTGCGCGATTTGAATCACTTCTTTGCGGAAGCGCAGCGGGTGCTGAAGCCGGGCGGTCTGGCGGTCATCTCGGCGATGCACCCCGCCATGTTCCTCCGCGGCACACAGGCGCGATTCACCGACCCGCGTTCGGGCGAACTGGTGGCGCCGGGCAGCGTTCCGCATTCGGTTGCGGCGTTCGTGATGGCTGCAGTTCGGGCCGGTTTTTCGATCTCGAATGTGCAAGAGTTCGCTCCCAGCACGGAATTCGCCGCTCGCTATCCGCGTGCGTCCAAGTACGTCGACTGGCCGATGCTCGTGGTGCTGGTGTTGGCCGCGTGA